A DNA window from Actinomadura coerulea contains the following coding sequences:
- a CDS encoding phospholipid scramblase-related protein yields the protein MSEVFSSPVLRVEQPRRGPLAKSRYKVLDDGGTVLAIAAPTDDKGNAAVMRGLFPGKSNLDARAVLLTTPDGDPLYVVDKPSGREYTEILRPDGERVGSFVTERVGRRYVIYDDDGTLIGTVEVDVPRNNFEVKDADGGKVAHVRKKWAGLATHLLTTADRYTVEISDPVREPLRTMAVMTAIVMDMNLHEAKEIT from the coding sequence GTGAGCGAAGTGTTCAGCTCCCCGGTGCTCAGGGTCGAACAGCCTCGCAGGGGACCCTTGGCCAAGTCGCGGTACAAGGTGCTGGACGATGGCGGGACCGTCCTCGCCATCGCGGCGCCGACCGACGACAAGGGCAACGCCGCGGTCATGCGCGGCCTGTTCCCCGGCAAGTCGAACCTCGACGCCCGGGCCGTCCTGCTGACGACGCCCGACGGCGACCCCCTGTACGTCGTGGACAAGCCGAGCGGCCGGGAGTACACCGAGATCCTCCGGCCGGACGGGGAGCGCGTCGGCTCCTTCGTCACCGAGAGGGTCGGGCGCCGCTACGTCATCTACGACGACGACGGGACGCTCATCGGCACGGTCGAGGTGGACGTGCCGCGCAACAACTTCGAGGTGAAGGACGCCGACGGCGGCAAGGTGGCGCACGTCCGCAAGAAGTGGGCGGGACTCGCCACCCACCTGCTCACGACGGCCGACCGGTACACGGTGGAGATCTCCGATCCCGTCCGTGAGCCGCTGCGGACGATGGCGGTCATGACGGCCATCGTCATGGACATGAACCTGCACGAGGCCAAAGAGATCACCTGA